The Pleuronectes platessa chromosome 11, fPlePla1.1, whole genome shotgun sequence genome includes a window with the following:
- the six6a gene encoding homeobox protein SIX6a, which yields MFQLPILNFSPQQVAGVCETLEESGDVERLGRFLWSLPVAPAACEVLNKNESVLRARAVVAFHTGNYRELYHILENHKFTKESHTKLQALWLEAHYQEAEKLRGRPLGPVDKYRVRKKFPLPRTIWDGEQKTHCFKERTRHLLREWYLQDPYPNPSKKRELAQATGLTPTQVGNWFKNRRQRDRAAAAKNRLQQQGLSGGSVRSLADEDGTVDRLGNSSSPEASLSSKAAASAISITSSDSECDI from the exons ATGTTTCAGCTGCCCATCTTGAATTTCAGCCCCCAGCAGGTCGCCGGGGTCTGCGAGACCCTGGAGGAGAGCGGGGACGTCGAGCGCCTCGGCCGCTTCCTGTGGTCGCTGCCCGTCGCGCCGGCGGCCTGCGAGGTCCTCAACAAGAACGAGTCGGTGCTGAGGGCCCGCGCCGTCGTCGCCTTCCACACCGGCAATTACCGTGAACTCTACCACATCCTGGAGAACCACAAGTTCACCAAAGAGTCGCACACGAAGCTGCAGGCGCTGTGGCTCGAAGCGCACTACCAGGAGGCGGAGAAGCTGCGGGGACGCCCGCTGGGGCCGGTGGACAAATACAGGGTGCGCAAGAAGTTCCCCTTACCCAGGACCATCTGGGATGGAGAGCAGAAGACCCACTGCTTCAAGGAGAGGACCCGGCACTTGTTACGAGAGTGGTACCTGCAGGACCCGTACCCGAACCCCAGTAAAAAGAGGGAGCTTGCTCAGGCCACAGGACTTACACCCACACAAGTAGGAAACTGGTTCAAAAACcgcagacaaagagacagagcggCGGCTGCGAAGAACAG GCTCCAGCAGCAGGGCCTGTCCGGCGGCTCGGTTCGCTCCCTGGCGGACGAGGACGGCACCGTGGACCGCCTGGGGAACTCGTCCAGTCCGGAGGCGAGTCTGTCCAGCAAAGCGGCGGCCTCGGCCATCTCCATCACCTCCAGCGACAGTGAATGTGACATCTGA
- the LOC128450885 gene encoding homeobox protein six1b: MSILPSFGFTQEQVACVCEVLQQGGNLERLGRFLWSLPACDHLHKNESVLKAKAVVAFHRGNFRELYKILESHQFSPHNHPKLQQLWLKAHYVEAEKLRGRPLGAVGKYRVRRKFPLPRTIWDGEETSYCFKEKSRGVLREWYTHNPYPSPREKRELAEATGLTTTQVSNWFKNRRQRDRAAEAKERENSENSNAGGNKQNQLSPLDGGKSLMSSSEDEFSPPQSPDQNSALLLQGNMSHPGASAYPMSGLGPPQSVHGMHGHPHQLQDSLLGPLTSSLVDLGS, encoded by the exons ATGTCTATATTACCGTCCTTCGGCTTTACGCAGGAGCAAGTGGCGTGCGTCTGCGAGGTGCTGCAGCAGGGAGGGAACCTGGAGAGGCTCGGCCGCTTCCTGTGGTCCCTGCCCGCCTGCGATCACCTCCACAAGAACGAGAGCGTCCTCAAAGCAAAGGCGGTGGTGGCCTTCCACCGGGGGAACTTCAGGGAGCTCTACAAGATCCTGGAGAGCCACCAGTTCTCCCCGCACAACCACccgaagctgcagcagctgtggctgaAGGCGCACTACGTGGAGGCGGAGAAGCTGCGCGGCCGGCCGCTCGGAGCCGTCGGGAAGTACCGGGTGCGCAGGAAATTCCCGCTGCCCCGCACGATATGGGACGGCGAGGAGACGAGCTACTGCTTCAAGGAGAAGAGCCGGGGGGTGCTGCGGGAGTGGTACACGCACAACCCGTACCCGTCCCCGCGGGAAAAGAGGGAGCTGGCCGAGGCCACGGGACTGACCACGACGCAGGTCAGCAACTGGTTCAAAAACAGACGGCAGCGGGACAGAGCCGCAGAGGCGAAGGAGAG AGAGAACAGCGAAAACAGCAACGCAGGCGGCAACAAACAGAACCAGCTGTCCCCGCTGGACGGAGGAAAGTCTCTCATGTCCAGCTCGGAGGACGAGTTTTCTCCGCCACAGAGCCCCGACCAGAACTCAGCGCTTTTGCTCCAGGGTAACATGAGCCACCCGGGGGCCTCTGCTTACCCCATGTCCGGCCTGGGGCCCCCACAGTCGGTGCACGGCATGCACGGACACCCGCACCAGCTGCAGGACTCCTTGTTGGGACCTCTAACTTCCAGCCTTGTGGATTTGGGCTCTTAG